One stretch of Corynebacterium imitans DNA includes these proteins:
- a CDS encoding pantoate--beta-alanine ligase: protein MTFEPGKATVVTDEALLATYGRAFRKVGKSVVLVPLSTGVHAGHIELIRAAKSLLGAYVFVSFEGEEVPEVFAEEKVDVVFHGTLPTAARISTGGQCLEDAEGVERGVAKHLALCNATHATDLVLGEKDFELLVATQLAVSALRMEVKLHSVPTVRMPDGLAVSLRNERVAPEHREAALAVGAALTAGAHAAEHGAETVLETARGVLAAAGVTPAYLELRDLAMRPAPATGDARLLAAVDLGDVRLIDNVGVPLGVGFKNIEA, encoded by the coding sequence ATGACGTTTGAACCGGGCAAGGCCACCGTAGTCACCGACGAGGCGCTCTTGGCCACCTACGGCCGCGCGTTCCGCAAGGTGGGCAAGTCGGTGGTGCTCGTTCCGCTGTCCACGGGGGTGCACGCCGGCCACATCGAGCTGATCCGCGCGGCGAAGTCGCTGCTTGGAGCCTACGTTTTTGTCAGCTTCGAGGGCGAAGAAGTCCCGGAGGTCTTCGCCGAGGAGAAGGTGGACGTGGTCTTCCACGGCACCCTGCCGACCGCCGCCCGGATCTCCACGGGCGGGCAGTGTTTGGAGGACGCGGAGGGGGTGGAGCGTGGCGTCGCAAAGCATTTGGCCCTGTGCAACGCCACACATGCCACCGACCTCGTGCTCGGCGAGAAGGACTTCGAGCTGCTCGTGGCCACCCAGCTGGCGGTCTCGGCGCTGCGGATGGAGGTCAAGCTGCACAGCGTGCCCACGGTGCGCATGCCGGATGGGCTGGCGGTGAGCCTGCGCAACGAGCGCGTGGCCCCGGAGCACCGTGAGGCGGCGCTTGCCGTGGGCGCGGCCCTGACCGCCGGGGCGCACGCCGCCGAGCACGGCGCCGAGACGGTGCTCGAGACCGCGCGCGGCGTGCTCGCGGCAGCCGGGGTTACGCCCGCCTACCTCGAATTGCGCGACCTGGCCATGCGCCCGGCACCGGCGACCGGGGATGCGCGCCTGCTCGCCGCGGTGGATCTGGGGGATGTGCGCTTGATCGACAACGTGGGCGTGCCGCTTGGCGTTGGGTTCAAAAACATCGAGGCGTAG
- a CDS encoding DUF6779 domain-containing protein, which translates to MTAESSSRDNGNIWVIVPFALAIVGTVVMLFTNSANALKISLILALWAAAAGLIIIFKTRRDRDEATRALEASEAQHKEEIARLEARPAPAAPSVDEELLRELQSEIKALRSQLEEMSGQVFEYEPAAVRAAARRIQEIEQAGAAPEAADTWAKETAAQPSEAVHPVEEPKPEPKTELKTEPKGPSTYETAKITRVTSEHTAAGSRRTRPSGAPSSDAVAGKIGQMPQREQPNPLSALISERAKAEAEKPAQQEKPAEPAKPAQPEPETPEHAGRHEQPAKESTGGRRRRDAGREGTLTVAELIARSKRS; encoded by the coding sequence ATGACTGCCGAATCTTCGTCCAGAGACAACGGAAACATCTGGGTCATCGTGCCTTTCGCGCTCGCGATCGTGGGCACGGTGGTGATGCTCTTCACGAACTCGGCCAACGCGCTGAAAATCTCGCTCATCCTCGCGCTGTGGGCCGCCGCAGCCGGGCTGATCATCATCTTCAAAACCCGCCGCGACCGCGACGAAGCCACCCGCGCTTTGGAAGCCAGCGAAGCGCAGCACAAGGAAGAGATCGCCCGACTTGAGGCGCGCCCCGCGCCGGCCGCGCCTTCCGTGGACGAGGAACTCCTGCGCGAACTGCAGTCCGAGATCAAGGCGCTGCGCAGCCAGCTGGAGGAGATGAGCGGGCAGGTCTTCGAGTACGAGCCCGCGGCCGTGCGCGCGGCGGCGCGGCGCATCCAGGAAATCGAGCAAGCGGGCGCGGCACCGGAGGCTGCCGACACCTGGGCCAAGGAAACGGCCGCGCAGCCCAGCGAGGCGGTCCACCCGGTGGAGGAGCCGAAGCCGGAGCCCAAGACCGAACTCAAGACCGAGCCGAAGGGCCCCTCGACCTACGAAACCGCCAAGATCACGCGTGTCACCAGCGAGCACACCGCCGCAGGCTCCCGCCGGACCCGCCCGAGCGGCGCACCCAGCAGCGACGCCGTCGCGGGCAAGATCGGGCAGATGCCGCAGCGCGAACAGCCGAACCCGCTGTCCGCGCTGATCAGCGAGCGCGCGAAGGCGGAGGCGGAAAAGCCGGCGCAACAGGAGAAGCCCGCAGAGCCAGCAAAGCCAGCGCAGCCGGAGCCGGAGACACCAGAGCACGCCGGCCGTCACGAGCAGCCCGCGAAGGAGTCGACCGGCGGGCGCCGCCGCCGCGACGCCGGACGCGAGGGCACCCTGACTGTCGCCGAGCTGATCGCGCGCAGCAAGCGCTCATGA
- a CDS encoding DUF3180 domain-containing protein, whose protein sequence is MAEQPGSGMQRTSVAALVGVAGFCAAATLILMRRFYGAVASISILVPSSLWVLALTCGYLVVVVKKRREDGRIGLDRSQLNPMMAANFMLFGKASAWGGAIAGGAYLGPLVYVLPRLGVLAAAGEDLPALASGVLGGLALAVAGVLLEKACEVSPPSNGEAVS, encoded by the coding sequence ATGGCAGAACAACCGGGCAGCGGCATGCAGCGCACCTCCGTGGCTGCGCTCGTCGGGGTCGCCGGGTTTTGTGCTGCGGCGACGTTGATTTTGATGCGCCGGTTTTACGGCGCGGTGGCGTCGATAAGCATTCTTGTGCCCTCGAGCCTCTGGGTGCTCGCACTGACCTGTGGCTACCTCGTGGTGGTGGTGAAGAAGCGGCGCGAGGACGGGCGCATCGGGCTGGACCGCTCCCAGCTTAACCCCATGATGGCGGCGAATTTCATGCTCTTTGGCAAGGCCAGCGCGTGGGGTGGCGCGATCGCCGGCGGGGCCTACCTGGGGCCGCTGGTGTACGTGTTGCCCCGGCTTGGGGTGCTGGCGGCGGCGGGCGAGGACCTGCCCGCGCTCGCCAGCGGTGTGCTCGGTGGGCTTGCGCTCGCGGTGGCCGGGGTGCTGCTGGAGAAGGCGTGTGAGGTGTCGCCACCATCCAACGGGGAAGCGGTTAGCTAA
- the folK gene encoding 2-amino-4-hydroxy-6-hydroxymethyldihydropteridine diphosphokinase produces MRAVISAGSNMEDSRAHLASVRAHFADVLVAASSLYATAPWGKTDQPDFLNQSLLIDAPLSPSQLLHQCQALEAAANRVRIERWGPRTLDVDIVDIEGFTSDDPVLTVPHPRAHLRAFVLAPWLELDPDATLGGERVADLLAGLDAEEREGVRRLED; encoded by the coding sequence ATGCGCGCCGTCATCTCCGCCGGCTCCAACATGGAAGACTCCCGCGCCCACCTCGCGAGCGTCCGCGCGCACTTCGCCGACGTACTCGTCGCCGCAAGCTCGCTCTACGCCACCGCGCCCTGGGGCAAAACGGATCAGCCGGACTTTCTCAATCAGAGCTTGCTTATCGACGCCCCGCTTTCCCCCTCCCAACTCCTTCACCAATGCCAGGCGTTAGAGGCCGCCGCCAACCGCGTGCGTATCGAGCGCTGGGGCCCGCGCACACTCGACGTGGACATCGTCGACATCGAAGGATTCACCTCAGACGATCCCGTGCTGACGGTGCCGCACCCGCGCGCCCACCTGCGCGCCTTCGTCCTGGCCCCCTGGCTGGAGCTCGACCCGGACGCTACGCTGGGCGGCGAGCGCGTCGCCGACCTGCTCGCGGGCCTCGACGCAGAAGAGCGCGAGGGCGTGCGCAGGCTGGAGGACTAG
- the folB gene encoding dihydroneopterin aldolase yields MADRIELKGLVCYAHHGVLPHETKHGQAFTVDITCWVDFAEAAAGDDLTKTINYAELAQLAYDVAAGTPRQLIETVATEIADTAMERFMPLHAIEVTVHKPHAPIPLVFDDVAVVCRRNRKHRR; encoded by the coding sequence ATGGCCGACCGCATCGAACTTAAAGGCCTTGTCTGCTACGCCCACCACGGCGTGCTCCCGCACGAGACGAAGCACGGCCAGGCGTTTACCGTGGATATCACCTGCTGGGTCGATTTCGCCGAGGCCGCAGCTGGCGACGACCTGACCAAGACGATCAACTACGCGGAGCTCGCCCAGCTCGCCTACGATGTCGCCGCCGGCACCCCGCGCCAGCTCATCGAGACCGTCGCCACCGAGATCGCGGACACCGCCATGGAGCGCTTCATGCCGCTCCACGCCATCGAGGTCACGGTGCACAAGCCGCACGCTCCGATCCCGCTGGTCTTCGACGACGTGGCCGTCGTGTGCCGACGCAACCGCAAGCACAGGAGGTAG
- the folP gene encoding dihydropteroate synthase codes for MVSVAELTAPGRTTVMGIVNVTEDSFSDGGRWLAADDAIAHAHELVRLGADIIDVGAESTRPGATRVPAEVEAARIRPVIEALHADGIRTSIDTMRASTAAVAAEAGVDLINDVSGGLADEDMYRVMAETKLPVCLMHWRADAFVNASGAADHGGDVVRDVHEVLAQLVDNALAAGVAHDQITLDPGLGFAKTAADNWALLHALPEFIAGEFPILVGASRKRFLTGIREDRGLAHGPVDADPATAAVTALSAHYGAWCVRVHEVAVSRDAVDVAARWRQGGVN; via the coding sequence ATGGTCAGCGTGGCAGAGCTGACGGCGCCCGGGCGGACCACCGTCATGGGCATTGTCAACGTCACGGAGGATTCCTTCTCGGACGGCGGGCGTTGGCTCGCCGCGGACGACGCGATCGCGCACGCCCACGAGCTGGTGCGCCTGGGTGCGGACATCATCGACGTCGGCGCCGAGTCCACCCGCCCCGGAGCGACCCGCGTGCCTGCGGAGGTGGAGGCCGCGCGTATCCGCCCGGTGATCGAGGCGCTGCACGCCGATGGCATCCGCACCTCCATTGACACGATGCGCGCCTCCACCGCCGCCGTCGCCGCAGAAGCCGGCGTGGACCTGATCAACGATGTCTCCGGCGGCCTCGCGGACGAGGACATGTACCGCGTGATGGCGGAGACGAAGCTGCCGGTGTGCCTGATGCACTGGCGCGCCGACGCCTTTGTCAACGCCTCTGGCGCTGCCGATCACGGCGGCGACGTGGTCCGCGACGTCCACGAGGTGCTTGCCCAGCTGGTGGACAACGCCCTTGCCGCCGGCGTGGCGCACGACCAGATCACGCTCGACCCGGGCCTGGGCTTTGCCAAGACGGCCGCGGACAACTGGGCGCTGCTTCACGCGCTGCCGGAGTTTATCGCCGGCGAGTTCCCCATCCTGGTTGGCGCGAGCCGCAAACGCTTCCTCACCGGCATCCGCGAGGACCGCGGACTTGCACACGGGCCGGTCGACGCCGACCCCGCCACCGCTGCGGTGACCGCACTGTCGGCGCACTACGGCGCGTGGTGCGTGCGCGTCCACGAGGTCGCCGTGTCCCGCGACGCAGTCGACGTGGCCGCGCGCTGGCGGCAGGGAGGCGTCAACTAA
- the folE gene encoding GTP cyclohydrolase I FolE, with protein MTNNFDHARAEAAVRELLIAVGEDPDREGLKETPARVARAYEEVFAGLHTDPTEVLEKTFAENHQELVLVHDIPIYSTCEHHLVPFYGKAHVGYIPGKDGKVTGLSKLARLADLYAKRPQVQERLTGQVADAIVEKLGASAVIVVVECEHLCMAMRGIRKPGAITTTSAVRGGFQKNAASRAEVLSLIRR; from the coding sequence ATGACCAATAACTTCGACCACGCGCGCGCCGAGGCCGCGGTACGTGAGCTGCTCATCGCGGTAGGGGAGGACCCGGACCGCGAGGGCTTGAAGGAGACGCCTGCGCGCGTGGCGCGCGCCTACGAGGAAGTCTTCGCCGGGCTGCACACCGACCCCACCGAGGTCCTGGAGAAGACCTTCGCGGAGAACCACCAGGAGCTCGTGCTGGTCCACGACATCCCGATCTACTCCACCTGCGAGCACCACCTCGTGCCTTTCTACGGCAAGGCGCACGTGGGCTACATCCCGGGCAAGGACGGCAAGGTTACTGGCCTTTCCAAGCTGGCCCGCCTGGCGGATCTGTACGCGAAGCGGCCGCAGGTGCAGGAGCGGTTGACAGGCCAGGTGGCTGACGCGATCGTCGAGAAACTGGGGGCTTCCGCGGTGATCGTGGTGGTCGAGTGCGAGCATCTGTGCATGGCGATGCGCGGCATCCGCAAGCCCGGCGCGATCACCACCACCTCGGCGGTGCGCGGCGGCTTTCAGAAGAACGCGGCCTCGCGCGCCGAGGTCTTGAGCCTGATCAGGAGGTAA
- the ftsH gene encoding ATP-dependent zinc metalloprotease FtsH — MTKNKNVLRWGIFAAVALILLYVLTLFGDDTRNYQQVDTSIALEQLHDGNAKDVQIDDREQRVRIELREPITVEEREGVEAVSAQYPARTTPEIFAAVRESGADTYKTNVTQESFLLSMISFMLPMIIVFGLIFYLMYRMQAGGGMFGIGGSKAKQLTKDNPTNTFEDVAGADEAVDELQEVVDFLMEPGIYEKLGAKIPRGVLLYGPPGTGKTLIARAVAGEAGVPFYSISGSDFVEMFVGVGASRVRDLFKQARENSPCIIFVDEIDAVGRQRGSGMGGGHDEREQTLNQLLVEMDGFGDREGVILIAATNRPDILDPALLRPGRFDRQIPVTNPDLAGREQILKVHAKGKPLAKDVSLEALAKRTAGMSGADLANVLNEAALLTARIGGNVITPDALEEATDRVIGGPRRSTKIISEHEKKVTAYHEGGHTLAAWALKDIERVYKVTILARGRTGGFAMTADEDDKGMYNRDELFARMVFAMGGRSAEELVFGAPTTGASNDIEQATKIARAMVTEYGMTSALGAVKYGQEQGDPFSGRGGGGSLEYSPEVAAKIDEEMQSLLDAAHTVAYSTLEKYRDQLDALASKLLEKETLRRPDLEELFEGIEPVRPELPAHDIRFGRQPGREPVKTPVELAKERGEEPPKPFSLLDASRAARERRQRERDARDKGPKHTGSGSSAWTPPQGGSRPTYGGPTPPPGWTYPGANNAPADAPERSEHPGMRNYAPKPEQPQEPKQQEKPEQPEQTEEIGFRLPENERPTDSYYRPSEDTTQQMPRHRKADEDTSNPEDTNNDQ; from the coding sequence ATGACTAAGAATAAGAATGTCTTGCGCTGGGGCATCTTCGCCGCCGTCGCACTCATCCTGCTGTACGTGCTCACCCTCTTCGGCGATGACACGCGCAATTACCAGCAGGTGGACACCTCCATCGCGCTCGAGCAGCTTCACGACGGCAACGCGAAGGACGTCCAGATCGACGACCGCGAGCAGCGCGTCCGCATCGAGCTGCGCGAGCCGATCACAGTGGAGGAGCGCGAGGGCGTCGAGGCGGTGTCCGCCCAGTACCCGGCGCGCACGACCCCGGAGATCTTCGCTGCTGTGCGCGAATCCGGGGCGGACACCTATAAGACGAATGTGACGCAGGAGTCCTTCCTGCTGTCCATGATCAGCTTCATGCTGCCGATGATCATCGTCTTTGGCCTGATCTTCTACCTGATGTACCGGATGCAGGCCGGCGGCGGCATGTTCGGCATCGGCGGGTCCAAGGCGAAACAGCTGACTAAGGACAACCCGACCAACACCTTCGAGGACGTCGCGGGCGCGGATGAGGCTGTCGACGAGCTGCAGGAGGTCGTCGACTTCCTCATGGAGCCGGGCATTTATGAAAAGCTCGGCGCGAAGATCCCGCGCGGCGTGCTGCTCTACGGCCCACCCGGCACCGGTAAGACGCTGATCGCGCGTGCGGTGGCGGGCGAGGCCGGCGTGCCGTTCTACTCCATCTCCGGTTCCGACTTCGTCGAGATGTTCGTCGGTGTGGGTGCCTCCCGTGTGCGCGACCTGTTCAAGCAGGCCCGCGAGAACAGCCCCTGCATCATCTTTGTCGACGAGATCGACGCCGTCGGCCGCCAGCGCGGCTCCGGCATGGGCGGCGGCCACGACGAGCGCGAGCAGACGCTCAACCAGTTGCTGGTGGAGATGGACGGCTTCGGCGACCGCGAGGGTGTCATCCTGATTGCGGCGACGAACCGCCCGGACATCCTGGACCCGGCGCTGTTGCGCCCGGGCCGCTTCGACCGCCAGATCCCGGTGACCAACCCGGATCTGGCCGGCCGCGAGCAGATCCTCAAGGTGCACGCGAAGGGCAAGCCCTTGGCCAAGGACGTCTCGCTGGAGGCACTGGCGAAGCGCACGGCCGGTATGTCCGGTGCCGATCTCGCGAACGTGCTCAACGAGGCCGCCCTGCTCACCGCGCGCATCGGCGGCAACGTGATCACCCCGGACGCGCTGGAGGAGGCCACCGACCGCGTGATCGGCGGCCCGCGCCGCTCCACCAAGATCATCTCGGAGCACGAGAAGAAGGTCACCGCCTACCACGAGGGCGGCCACACGCTCGCCGCTTGGGCGCTCAAAGACATCGAGCGCGTCTACAAGGTCACCATCCTCGCCCGCGGCCGCACCGGCGGGTTCGCCATGACCGCCGACGAGGACGACAAGGGCATGTACAACCGCGACGAGCTCTTCGCCCGCATGGTCTTCGCCATGGGCGGCCGTTCCGCGGAGGAGCTCGTCTTCGGCGCGCCCACGACCGGCGCCTCCAACGACATCGAGCAGGCCACGAAGATCGCGCGCGCGATGGTCACCGAGTACGGCATGACCTCCGCGCTCGGCGCGGTGAAGTACGGCCAGGAGCAGGGCGATCCCTTCTCCGGTCGCGGCGGCGGGGGCTCGCTCGAGTATTCGCCGGAAGTCGCCGCCAAGATCGACGAGGAGATGCAATCGCTTCTCGACGCCGCGCATACCGTCGCCTACTCCACCCTCGAGAAGTACCGCGACCAGCTCGACGCCCTGGCCTCCAAGCTGTTGGAGAAGGAAACGCTGCGCCGCCCGGACCTCGAGGAACTCTTCGAAGGCATCGAGCCGGTCCGCCCCGAGCTGCCCGCCCACGACATCCGCTTCGGCCGGCAGCCAGGCCGCGAGCCGGTGAAGACGCCGGTGGAGCTTGCGAAGGAACGCGGCGAGGAACCGCCGAAGCCCTTCTCGCTTCTCGACGCCTCGCGGGCAGCCCGTGAGCGCCGCCAGCGCGAGCGCGACGCCCGCGACAAAGGCCCCAAGCACACAGGCAGTGGCTCCTCCGCGTGGACCCCACCACAGGGCGGGTCCCGTCCGACCTACGGCGGACCGACCCCGCCGCCGGGCTGGACCTACCCGGGCGCAAACAACGCTCCCGCCGACGCTCCCGAGCGCAGCGAGCACCCGGGCATGCGCAACTACGCGCCCAAGCCGGAGCAGCCGCAGGAGCCTAAACAGCAGGAAAAGCCGGAGCAGCCGGAGCAGACCGAGGAGATCGGCTTCCGCCTGCCGGAAAACGAGCGCCCCACCGACTCCTACTACCGCCCATCCGAGGACACGACCCAGCAGATGCCGCGCCACCGCAAGGCTGACGAGGACACCAGCAACCCAGAGGACACCAACAATGACCAATAA
- the hpt gene encoding hypoxanthine phosphoribosyltransferase, which yields MHTEKDFNVPANRYGDDVEAVLLTEEALQTRIQELADMISEKYKDAEQDLILVCVLKGAVFFLTDFVRKLSIPAEMEFMAVSSYGNSTTSSGVVRILKDLDKEIADRDVLVVEDIIDSGLTLSWLLKNLRGRGPRSLEVITLLRKPEVQTAQIDLLDVGFDIPNEFVIGYGLDYAERYRDLPYVGTLHPRVYSDSDA from the coding sequence CTGCATACCGAGAAGGATTTCAACGTCCCCGCCAACCGCTACGGCGATGATGTGGAGGCCGTCCTCCTGACCGAGGAGGCGCTGCAGACCCGCATCCAGGAGCTCGCCGACATGATCTCGGAGAAGTACAAGGACGCGGAACAGGACCTCATCCTCGTGTGCGTGCTCAAGGGCGCGGTGTTCTTCCTCACCGATTTCGTGCGCAAGCTTTCCATCCCGGCGGAGATGGAGTTCATGGCGGTGTCTTCCTACGGCAACTCCACCACCAGCTCGGGCGTGGTCCGCATTCTTAAGGACTTGGACAAGGAGATCGCGGACCGCGACGTGCTCGTGGTCGAGGACATCATCGACTCTGGCCTGACCCTGTCGTGGCTGCTGAAGAACCTGCGCGGCCGCGGCCCGAGGAGCCTCGAGGTCATCACCCTGCTGCGCAAGCCGGAGGTGCAGACGGCGCAGATTGATCTGCTGGATGTGGGCTTTGACATCCCGAACGAGTTCGTGATCGGCTACGGCCTGGACTACGCGGAGCGCTACCGCGACCTGCCGTACGTGGGCACGCTGCACCCGCGCGTGTACTCGGACAGCGACGCTTAA
- the tilS gene encoding tRNA lysidine(34) synthetase TilS produces the protein MAAQPFWPRTSPHFLACRRAVREHHTDAEVTIGLSGGPDSLALVAAAAAEQQPARAVVVDHGLQRGSADVAKRAAEQARALGIPAEVVAVDVDTRDNLEAAAREARYAALLAESEEVWVAHTADDQAETLLLGALRGNPAGMSARAGRLVRPFLQLRRADTVGACAELGLETWDDPMNQDPAYRRVAIRTQIIPALTEVLGGDAVPALAHTADRIAQSNAVIAELAQPAGTMRCDELNALPTVLRRSRIHAWLVDQDVHPNGAQLDAIERLVTHWRGQVGVDMARGVRVRRVDGTLELTHR, from the coding sequence ATGGCAGCGCAGCCCTTCTGGCCCCGCACCTCGCCGCACTTCCTTGCTTGCCGCCGCGCTGTGCGCGAACACCACACCGACGCCGAAGTCACCATCGGGCTTTCCGGCGGGCCGGACTCGCTCGCACTTGTCGCTGCCGCGGCAGCGGAGCAGCAACCAGCCCGCGCGGTGGTGGTTGACCACGGGCTGCAGCGCGGCTCCGCGGACGTCGCAAAGCGAGCCGCCGAGCAGGCCCGCGCGCTCGGTATCCCCGCCGAGGTCGTGGCTGTGGACGTCGATACACGCGACAACCTCGAGGCCGCCGCCCGCGAGGCTCGCTACGCCGCGCTCCTCGCCGAAAGCGAAGAGGTCTGGGTCGCCCACACCGCCGATGACCAGGCAGAAACCCTGCTGCTTGGGGCACTCCGCGGCAACCCTGCCGGCATGAGCGCGCGCGCCGGGCGGCTCGTGCGCCCCTTCCTCCAGCTGCGCCGAGCGGACACCGTCGGGGCCTGCGCCGAGCTCGGGCTCGAAACCTGGGATGACCCGATGAACCAGGACCCGGCGTACCGGCGCGTCGCAATCCGCACCCAGATCATCCCGGCGCTGACGGAAGTTCTTGGCGGCGACGCCGTCCCCGCGCTCGCGCACACCGCCGACCGGATCGCGCAGAGCAACGCCGTTATCGCTGAGCTCGCCCAACCCGCCGGCACCATGCGCTGCGATGAGCTCAACGCGCTGCCCACGGTACTGCGGCGCTCGCGGATCCACGCCTGGCTCGTCGACCAAGATGTCCACCCCAACGGCGCTCAACTCGACGCCATCGAGCGGCTGGTCACCCACTGGCGCGGCCAGGTCGGCGTGGATATGGCGCGCGGCGTGCGCGTGCGTCGTGTGGACGGCACACTCGAACTCACTCACCGTTGA
- the dacB gene encoding D-alanyl-D-alanine carboxypeptidase/D-alanyl-D-alanine-endopeptidase, with translation MKVWSWVVGALALGAVGTAAGFGITAQRELAALEHAPAYSLTAPPPLLEPVQGSPIDEQLLIDALTPPASNPDLGTFHARISSANTGEVVLDRNADEPLRPASVTKILTSAAALYQLGPEDTLSTAVVRGAQPGEVTILAGGDVWLDDEALDDLAAQVSASDAGQVTSVSIDTSLWDGFTEFPDTWDPENIDAGYVAPLQPAMLSGGRMDGNTEGDVPRSHTPALAVAQALAYRLGADNASIADAPVSEDSQVLATVESPTLTERMRVMMRNSDNVYAEAIGHEVALARGTTNAPQAVLDTLAEHGLDLSGTELADCSGLSDTNRIAPALLDTILMQAATEAPLRDLLDTLPVAAGEGTLETRYDDLPGRGWVRAKTGTLDETSALAGTVTSEAGNVYTFAFISNDSSILEARRGMDELASVLRAF, from the coding sequence ATGAAAGTATGGTCTTGGGTAGTGGGCGCGCTTGCGCTCGGCGCGGTCGGCACTGCGGCGGGGTTCGGTATCACGGCACAGCGCGAGTTGGCAGCGTTGGAGCACGCCCCGGCGTACTCGCTCACGGCCCCGCCACCGCTGCTTGAGCCCGTGCAGGGCAGCCCCATCGACGAGCAGCTGCTTATCGACGCTTTAACGCCCCCCGCGTCCAACCCCGACCTCGGCACCTTCCACGCCCGGATTTCCTCTGCGAACACCGGCGAGGTGGTCCTGGATCGCAACGCGGATGAGCCGCTGCGCCCCGCGTCGGTAACCAAGATCCTTACTTCTGCCGCGGCCCTGTACCAGCTGGGGCCGGAGGACACGCTGTCCACGGCTGTGGTGCGCGGCGCGCAGCCTGGCGAGGTGACCATCCTCGCAGGCGGCGACGTCTGGCTCGACGACGAAGCGCTCGATGACCTCGCGGCGCAGGTTTCGGCTTCCGATGCTGGGCAGGTCACGTCGGTAAGCATCGACACCTCGCTCTGGGATGGCTTTACCGAGTTCCCTGATACCTGGGACCCCGAGAACATCGACGCTGGCTACGTAGCCCCGCTGCAGCCGGCGATGCTTTCCGGCGGCCGCATGGACGGCAACACCGAGGGCGATGTTCCGCGCTCGCACACGCCGGCGCTCGCGGTGGCGCAGGCGTTGGCCTACCGCCTCGGCGCGGACAACGCCAGCATCGCGGACGCGCCCGTCTCGGAGGACTCGCAGGTGCTCGCCACCGTCGAGTCGCCGACGCTGACGGAGCGGATGCGGGTGATGATGCGAAACTCGGACAACGTCTACGCCGAGGCCATCGGGCACGAGGTCGCGCTCGCCCGCGGCACCACCAACGCGCCGCAGGCCGTCCTCGACACGCTCGCCGAGCACGGCCTGGACCTCAGCGGCACCGAGCTGGCCGACTGCAGCGGCTTGTCCGATACCAACCGGATCGCGCCCGCCCTCCTCGACACCATCCTGATGCAGGCCGCGACCGAAGCCCCGCTGCGCGACCTGCTCGATACCCTGCCCGTCGCCGCGGGCGAAGGCACCCTGGAGACCCGCTACGATGATCTTCCGGGCCGCGGCTGGGTGCGCGCGAAGACCGGCACGCTCGACGAGACCTCTGCGCTCGCCGGCACCGTGACCAGCGAAGCAGGCAACGTCTACACTTTCGCCTTCATCTCCAACGACTCCTCCATCCTTGAGGCCCGCCGCGGGATGGACGAGCTCGCCTCCGTCCTGCGCGCCTTCTAA
- a CDS encoding inorganic diphosphatase encodes MATEVIIEIPKGSRNKYELDHETGRVYLDRYLFTPMAYPADYGYIEHTLADDGDPLDALVILPEPVFPGVTVKARPLGVFKMTDEAGGDDKLLCVIDDVRYEHYQDIDDVSQFLKDEIEHFFVHYKDLEPNKEVSGSGWGNKAEAEKILQDAIEAYKK; translated from the coding sequence ATGGCTACCGAGGTCATCATCGAAATCCCCAAGGGATCGCGCAACAAGTACGAGCTCGACCACGAAACCGGACGCGTCTACCTCGACCGCTACCTGTTCACCCCGATGGCCTACCCCGCCGACTACGGCTACATCGAGCACACGCTTGCCGACGACGGCGACCCGCTCGATGCACTGGTCATCCTCCCCGAGCCGGTCTTCCCCGGTGTGACCGTGAAGGCGCGACCGCTCGGCGTCTTCAAGATGACCGACGAGGCCGGCGGCGACGACAAGCTGCTCTGCGTCATCGACGACGTCCGCTACGAGCACTACCAGGACATCGACGACGTCTCCCAGTTCCTCAAGGACGAAATCGAGCACTTCTTCGTCCACTACAAGGACCTCGAGCCGAACAAGGAAGTTTCCGGTTCCGGCTGGGGCAACAAGGCTGAGGCCGAGAAGATCCTCCAGGACGCGATCGAGGCGTACAAGAAGTAA
- a CDS encoding rhodanese-like domain-containing protein: protein MQSVNVTEVPQGAQLIDVREPEEYADIHATGAVSMPMSSIVGNTGDIDPDRDIYVICKAGGRSLRVAEYLEQALGWDNVINVEGGTDAWVAAGLPTEK from the coding sequence ATGCAGTCAGTCAACGTCACCGAAGTTCCACAGGGTGCCCAGCTTATCGACGTCCGCGAGCCCGAAGAGTACGCCGACATCCACGCCACCGGCGCCGTGAGCATGCCGATGTCCTCAATCGTCGGCAACACCGGCGACATCGACCCCGACCGGGACATCTACGTCATCTGCAAGGCCGGCGGGCGCTCCCTGCGCGTCGCCGAGTACCTCGAGCAGGCGCTCGGGTGGGACAACGTAATCAACGTCGAAGGCGGCACCGACGCCTGGGTCGCCGCAGGTCTGCCCACCGAAAAGTAG